In a genomic window of Struthio camelus isolate bStrCam1 chromosome 16, bStrCam1.hap1, whole genome shotgun sequence:
- the C16H17orf78 gene encoding uncharacterized protein C17orf78 homolog — protein sequence MRSLGILLQAPGTAATKGNLSRNQKVITLTCFSLQSPMHVNLLYLEKEHGDGRDQAEEKCTVQSLKVVTSADRRAATGHSCVLLIDNRKKFQTKFILTGKVFLVGLSNCVMTAKLPKLKVFAEGLTVLHVRQDNQTSEEGIPSTNDKDMLIRQRQSIYIKVFIACILVTPAIAYIIFVICEFPCLCSCHGWIKTHVGAQSSRTNLPAASLRKEASGQEPYKERFKIIVIHETYL from the exons ATGAGAAGTCTGGGAATCTTACTGCAAG CCCCTGGGACAGCAGCAACCAAAGGGAACCTAAGCAGAAACCAAAAAGTCATCACTCTGACATGCTTTAGTCTTCAGAGCCCCATGCATGTAAATCTGCTCTACTTAGAGAAGGAACATGGAGATGGGAGAGACCAGGCAGAAGAGAAATGCACCGTGCAGAGCCTGAAAGTCGTCACCAGTGCAGACAGGAGAGCTGCTACTGGCCACAGCTGTGTTTTACTAATAGACAACAGAAAAAAGTTTCAGACCAAATTTATTCTTAcaggaaaag TGTTTCTGGTAGGGTTATCAAATTGCGTTATGACAGCAAAGCTGCCCAAGCTGAAAGTTTTTGCAGAGGGTCTGACCGTCCTGCACGTGCGCCAAGATAACCAGACTTCAGAGG AGGGAATTCCATCCACAAATGACAAAGACATGCTGATCAGACAAAGACAAAGTATCTACATTAAAGTGTTCATCGCTTGTATCCTGGTAACGCCTGCGATAGCCTATATCATATTTGTTATATGTGAATTTCCCTGCTTG TGCTCATGCCATGGCTGGATCAAGACACACGTCGGTGCGCAGAGCAGCAGAACCAAcctgcctgcagcctccctcAGG